From the genome of Papaver somniferum cultivar HN1 chromosome 2, ASM357369v1, whole genome shotgun sequence, one region includes:
- the LOC113351714 gene encoding uncharacterized protein LOC113351714, translated as MGSIGGVVRNHKGDFLLGYSEPIGKTTSTIAEITALQRGLDLVLENGLQNVWFEGDEKRLLEIIANQIPVGPEEIQRRVKLINLILPELNSYKMTHIYREGTCSSGASTGVTAGAGGIGLADGSCAGPMCGGFISL; from the exons ATGGGAAGCATTGGCGGAGTTGTAAGGAACCATAAAGGCGATTTCCTACTTGGATACTCAGAACCAATAGGGAAAACAACAAGCACCATTGCAGAAATAACTGCGCTTCAGCGTGGCCTTGATTTGGTTCTTGAAAATGGCTTGCAAAATGTTTGGTTTGAGGGAGACGAAAAAAGATTGCTTGAAATTATTGCAAACCAGATACCAGTTGGACCTGAAGAAATACAAAGACGAGTGAAACTTATAAATTTGATTTTACCTGAATTGAACAGTTATAAGATGACTCATATTTACAGGGAAG GTACATGCTCTTCTGGTGCTTCTACCGGTGTCACTGCTGGTGCTGGTGGTATTGGTCTTGCTGATGGCTCTTGTGCTGGTCCCATGTGTGGTGGATTCATCTCTTTATAA